One Micromonospora sp. FIMYZ51 genomic window carries:
- a CDS encoding STAS domain-containing protein, with amino-acid sequence MAVALDDHLVTLTCDSCGDTVAGPRVPSDGEVAWTLLAEHGWSGSPLAAGPHRCAHCGPATGGVPGGILGIEHVDGVTVVTVAGDVDLDTGDTLRQALRHAADMGGHVVVDLGRTDLVDSTALGLLARAHRHAAERGARLCVVTISPLIRQVFQATRLAEVFCVAGSRAEAFALLENRPQ; translated from the coding sequence ATGGCCGTCGCCTTGGACGATCACCTGGTCACTTTGACCTGTGACAGCTGCGGTGACACCGTCGCCGGTCCCCGCGTGCCGTCCGACGGCGAGGTGGCCTGGACCCTGCTCGCCGAGCACGGTTGGAGCGGCTCGCCGCTCGCCGCCGGACCACACCGGTGCGCCCACTGCGGGCCGGCCACCGGCGGCGTACCCGGCGGCATCCTCGGCATCGAGCACGTCGACGGCGTCACGGTGGTGACCGTCGCCGGTGATGTCGACCTCGACACCGGCGACACCCTGCGGCAGGCGCTCCGGCACGCCGCCGACATGGGCGGTCACGTGGTCGTCGACCTGGGTCGCACCGATCTGGTCGACTCCACCGCCCTCGGGTTGCTCGCCCGCGCCCATCGCCACGCCGCCGAGCGCGGCGCGCGGCTCTGCGTCGTGACGATCTCGCCGCTGATCCGGCAGGTCTTCCAGGCCACCCGCCTCGCCGAGGTCTTCTGCGTCGCCGGCAGCCGGGCCGAGGCGTTCGCCCTGCTGGAGAACCGGCCGCAGTAA
- a CDS encoding L-dopachrome tautomerase-related protein, with the protein MWTRLPTDEPVGTLELVHRFRGPMPTGVTVAHRGRIFVNFPRWGDEVPATVVELRRGREIPYPDLRWNTPSGNDDPSAFVSVQSVVVDPADRLWALDTGSPLFAPTTPGGPKLVRINLTTDTVEQVITFPPDVVLPTSYLNDVRFDLRRGEAGLAYLTDSADAAPNAIIVVDLATGASWRRLNDHPSTKAEPLADFRPVVEGRPFLVRPPDGPAQPVGVGADGIAISADGARLYYCALASRRWYSVATDALADPALDPDEVAATVVDEGDKGGGADGLESDDAGRLYLTNYEHNAVLRRRPDGGYETVVHDPRLLWPDTLSVATNRHLYVIANQVHRQPPFNRGRDLRRKPYALFRTRIDAGPVLLRP; encoded by the coding sequence ATGTGGACCCGGCTACCCACCGACGAACCCGTCGGCACTCTGGAGCTCGTCCACCGGTTCCGTGGGCCGATGCCGACCGGGGTGACCGTCGCACACCGGGGACGAATCTTCGTCAACTTCCCCCGGTGGGGTGACGAGGTGCCCGCGACCGTCGTCGAGTTGCGCCGTGGGCGCGAGATTCCCTATCCCGACCTGCGCTGGAACACGCCGTCCGGCAACGACGACCCGTCGGCTTTCGTGTCGGTGCAGAGTGTCGTGGTCGACCCCGCCGACCGGCTCTGGGCGCTCGACACCGGCAGCCCGTTGTTCGCGCCCACCACGCCCGGTGGTCCGAAACTGGTCCGGATCAATCTCACGACCGACACCGTCGAGCAGGTGATCACCTTCCCGCCCGACGTGGTGCTGCCCACGTCGTACCTCAACGATGTGCGGTTCGACCTGCGGCGCGGCGAGGCCGGGCTGGCATACCTCACCGATAGCGCCGACGCTGCCCCGAACGCCATCATCGTGGTGGACCTGGCGACCGGGGCGTCGTGGCGCCGACTGAACGACCACCCGTCCACCAAGGCGGAACCGCTCGCGGACTTCCGGCCGGTGGTCGAGGGCCGTCCGTTCCTGGTCCGTCCGCCGGACGGGCCGGCGCAGCCGGTGGGCGTCGGTGCCGACGGCATCGCCATCTCCGCCGACGGCGCCCGCCTGTACTACTGCGCCCTCGCCTCGCGGCGCTGGTACAGCGTCGCCACCGACGCGCTTGCCGATCCGGCGCTCGACCCGGACGAGGTCGCCGCGACAGTCGTCGACGAGGGTGACAAGGGCGGTGGCGCCGACGGGCTGGAGTCCGACGACGCCGGCCGGCTCTACCTCACCAACTACGAGCACAACGCGGTGCTGCGTCGGCGCCCGGACGGCGGGTACGAGACGGTCGTGCACGACCCGCGACTGCTCTGGCCGGACACGTTGAGTGTGGCCACCAACCGGCACCTGTATGTCATCGCCAACCAGGTGCACCGGCAGCCACCGTTCAACCGCGGCCGGGACCTGCGCCGCAAGCCGTACGCGCTGTTCCGCACCCGGATCGACGCCGGACCGGTACTGCTGCGGCCCTGA